One stretch of Homalodisca vitripennis isolate AUS2020 unplaced genomic scaffold, UT_GWSS_2.1 ScUCBcl_2718;HRSCAF=7753, whole genome shotgun sequence DNA includes these proteins:
- the LOC124372176 gene encoding clumping factor A-like: MQPGVQRDSSNDDRNDSDLDVNDVLAPMQPGVQRDSSNDDRNDSDLDVNDVLAPMQPGVQRDSSNDDRNDSDLDVNDVLAPMQPGVQRDSSNDDRNDSDLDVNDVRAPMQPGVQRDSSNDIVVTWMLVMYKHQCSQPGVQRDSSNDDRNDSDLDVNDVLAPMQPGVQRDSSNDDRNDSDLDVNDVLAPMQPAPMQPGVQRDSSNDDRNDSDLDVNDVLAPMQPGVQRDSSNDDRNDSDLDVNDPGVQRDSSNDDRNGSDLDVNDVRAPMQPGVQRDSSNDDRNSSDVGDEWG; the protein is encoded by the exons ATGCAGCCAGGTGTGCAGCGAGACAGTAGTAATGACGATCGTAATGACAGTGACTTGGATGTTAATGATGTACTAGCACCAATGCAGCCAGGTGTGCAACGAGACAGTAGTAATGACGATCGTAATGACAGTGACTTGGATGTTAATGATGTACTAGCACCAATGCAGCCAG GTGTGCAGCGAGACAGTAGTAATGACGATCGTAATGACAGTGACTTGGATGTTAATGATGTACTAGCACCAATGCAGCCAGGTGTGCAGCGAGACAGTAGTAATGACGATCGTAATGACAGTGACTTGGATGTTAATGATGTACGAGCACCAATGCAGCCAGGTGTGCAACGAGACAGTAGTAATGACATAGTAGTGACGTGGATGTTAGTGATGTACAAGCACCAATGCAGCCAG CCAGGTGTGCAGCGAGACAGTAGTAATGACGATCGTAATGACAGTGACTTGGATGTTAATGATGTACTAGCACCAATGCAGCCAGGTGTGCAACGAGACAGTAGTAATGACGATCGTAATGACAGTGACTTGGATGTTAATGATGTACTAGCACCAATGCAGCCAG CACCAATGCAGCCAGGTGTGCAGCGAGACAGTAGTAATGACGATCGTAATGACAGTGACTTGGATGTTAATGATGTACTAGCACCAATGCAGCCAGGTGTGCAGCGAGACAGTAGTAATGACGATCGTAATGACAGTGACTTGGATGTTAATGAT CCAGGTGTGCAGCGAGACAGTAGTAATGACGATCGTAATGGCAGTGACTTGGATGTTAATGATGTACGAGCACCAATGCAGCCAGGTGTGCAGCGAGACAGTAGTAATGACGATCGTAATAGTAGTGATGTGGGCGACGAGTGGGGTTAG